A window from Citrus sinensis cultivar Valencia sweet orange chromosome 3, DVS_A1.0, whole genome shotgun sequence encodes these proteins:
- the LOC107177185 gene encoding uncharacterized protein LOC107177185 produces MPSETETTATYAIELRFDEALNARILNILRSKDILGPVEPRLTIGVAHAEAQTCSSALSILENVLRRYITIQERFPVGLNAVELNHPVTEPRNFLKLGPVSSLMHILRCHGNFHDALRMEDPGHQLQISQDCMPPERWEQFAKITLFNSRDQLFKAIRDLCPVFDSEPPLNGFAHQVALVELSPNPRDLSVLPLRERAASDRVVDAQE; encoded by the coding sequence ATGCCATCAGAAACCGAAACCACGGCCACCTACGCAATCGAACTGCGATTTGATGAAGCCTTGAACGCCAGGATCTTGAACATACTTAGGAGTAAGGACATCTTAGGACCTGTGGAACCCAGGTTGACTATCGGGGTCGCACATGCCGAGGCACAAACATGTTCATCAGCACTTTCCATACTGGAGAATGTCCTCCGTCGATACATCACAATCCAGGAGCGGTTTCCAGTTGGACTGAATGCAGTGGAATTAAATCACCCTGTAACAGAACCACGAAACTTTCTGAAACTAGGTCCGGTCTCCTCGTTGATGCACATTTTGCGATGCCATGGCAACTTCCATGATGCTCTCAGAATGGAAGATCCCGGTCATCAGCTTCAAATTTCCCAGGATTGCATGCCCCCAGAACGTTGGGAGCAATTTGCCAAAATCACCCTTTTTAATTCCAGAGATCAACTTTTTAAAGCCATTCGAGATCTGTGCCCGGTTTTCGATAGCGAGCCTCCTCTCAATGGCTTCGCCCATCAAGTCGCTTTGGTGGAATTGTCACCTAATCCCAGGGACTTATCAGTCCTTCCTCTCCGGGAACGGGCTGCTTCTGATCGCGTGGTGGACGCACAAGAATAA